One Thermococcus sp. genomic window carries:
- a CDS encoding helicase C-terminal domain-containing protein — translation MQEPDLSYFPYESLRPNQAEFIELVRETAERGENAIIEAPTGFGKTVSVLTGVLPVAGELGLKVLYLARTHRQMDRVIEELKAINRKAKVSGVELRSRKELCLHNYLTKFTNDAYTAMIVCKNLKKLGKCEFYENEKRKKAEFNELVNFFLKSPSHPSEILSYAETLELCPYDLTKRIAEKADVIVASYLYAISPSIRESLISSLGVDYSDLIIIFDEAHNLPDQAISALSDRLSIHTVNRAIKEADEYRENEIANFLSIFAKGLELLFNERLSDREIMETPIQPELVFAHLINTLGISPRWIVKTLNEMVSIGEAIREDRIEKGKPPRSYIGRVGEFLLLWFSLIGREDYLFLLSRERGLSLELVALDPSRALTFLHDVHSAFLISGTLTPLEAFRDVMGIERARLKKFPRIVKRENAQVLVAKDVSTRGEERSLAVYKKMVDYIVEAVKLIPKNVGVFTASYEVLQGLLSANLQVRLEETGKAVFIERQGVSSSENDAMVASFKAHARGNGAVLLGVMGGRNSEGQDYSGDEMNGVILVGIPYARPTPRVQAQIRYFEKKFPGKGRYYGYYLPAHRKLVQAAGRVHRSAEEKGSIIILDYRVLWRNVRKDFPDWMVETMRPVDLVRMGLYLKRFWFSGP, via the coding sequence ATGCAGGAACCTGACCTCAGTTATTTCCCCTACGAATCGCTCAGGCCAAATCAGGCCGAATTCATAGAGCTCGTTCGTGAGACTGCTGAGAGAGGAGAGAATGCGATAATCGAAGCTCCAACGGGCTTTGGGAAGACGGTAAGTGTTCTGACCGGAGTTCTCCCCGTTGCTGGGGAGCTCGGGTTAAAGGTTCTCTATCTGGCGAGAACTCACAGGCAGATGGACAGGGTTATAGAGGAGCTCAAGGCGATAAACCGGAAGGCGAAGGTCTCGGGAGTCGAGCTGAGAAGCAGGAAGGAGCTCTGTCTCCACAACTACCTAACTAAGTTCACGAACGATGCATACACTGCCATGATAGTCTGCAAGAACCTGAAAAAGCTCGGTAAGTGCGAGTTCTACGAAAACGAGAAGAGGAAAAAGGCCGAGTTCAACGAGCTCGTCAACTTCTTCCTCAAGAGCCCATCCCATCCCTCGGAGATTTTAAGCTACGCCGAAACGCTCGAGCTCTGCCCCTACGATTTGACTAAGAGGATAGCAGAGAAGGCCGATGTGATAGTCGCGAGCTACCTCTACGCGATAAGTCCGAGCATAAGAGAAAGCCTGATAAGCTCGCTCGGAGTTGATTATTCCGATTTGATAATCATCTTTGATGAAGCCCACAACCTGCCCGACCAAGCGATTTCGGCTTTAAGCGACAGGCTGAGCATTCACACGGTCAACAGGGCCATCAAAGAGGCCGACGAATACAGGGAGAACGAAATAGCGAACTTCCTGAGCATATTCGCAAAGGGCCTGGAGTTGCTCTTCAACGAAAGACTCTCAGACAGGGAGATAATGGAAACACCCATTCAGCCGGAACTGGTCTTTGCGCACCTCATAAACACCCTGGGGATAAGCCCCCGCTGGATTGTAAAAACACTGAACGAGATGGTCTCCATAGGGGAGGCGATAAGGGAGGACAGAATAGAGAAGGGGAAGCCACCGAGGAGTTACATCGGCAGAGTTGGAGAGTTCCTGCTCCTCTGGTTTTCACTCATCGGGCGCGAGGACTACCTGTTCCTCCTCAGCAGGGAGAGAGGACTGAGCCTTGAACTCGTTGCCCTGGACCCTTCGAGGGCTTTAACATTCCTCCACGACGTCCATAGTGCCTTCCTCATATCCGGAACTCTGACGCCACTTGAGGCGTTCCGCGACGTTATGGGAATCGAGAGGGCCAGACTAAAGAAGTTCCCGCGGATTGTAAAGAGAGAAAACGCACAGGTTTTAGTTGCCAAGGACGTCTCAACGCGCGGTGAAGAGCGTTCTCTGGCGGTTTACAAAAAGATGGTTGACTACATCGTCGAGGCCGTGAAGCTCATCCCAAAGAATGTGGGGGTTTTTACGGCATCTTACGAGGTCCTCCAAGGCCTTCTCTCGGCCAACCTCCAGGTTCGGCTTGAGGAAACGGGAAAAGCTGTGTTCATCGAGAGACAGGGCGTCAGCTCGTCCGAGAACGACGCGATGGTGGCGAGCTTTAAGGCCCACGCTAGGGGCAACGGTGCCGTTCTGCTCGGGGTCATGGGAGGTAGGAACAGCGAGGGACAGGATTACTCGGGAGATGAAATGAACGGGGTTATACTCGTGGGGATTCCCTACGCGAGGCCGACACCGAGGGTTCAGGCTCAGATAAGGTACTTTGAAAAGAAGTTCCCTGGGAAGGGCCGTTACTATGGGTATTACTTACCGGCCCACAGAAAGCTCGTTCAGGCCGCTGGAAGGGTGCACCGCTCGGCCGAGGAGAAGGGCTCGATAATAATCCTAGACTACCGCGTCCTGTGGAGAAACGTCAGAAAGGACTTCCCGGACTGGATGGTGGAAACCATGAGACCCGTTGATTTAGTTAGAATGGGGCTTTACCTGAAGCGCTTCTGGTTCAGCGGACCGTGA